A window from Thermodesulfobacteriota bacterium encodes these proteins:
- a CDS encoding DASS family sodium-coupled anion symporter — MNKNLIILTSGIVSLAVYFFLPVDKGILKGLSILVFIAALWFTEALPITVTALLVPILAVLTGIFDVKEALSHFANPVIFLFLGGFALAAALHKHSLDRLIAGYIMRAAGANSLLSVLGLFASTALISMWISNTATTAIMLPVALGLIANLKESTASTEEFILLGVAYAASIGGIGTIVGSPPNAITAANLGMDFRDWLQVGVPFVVILLPVMVFVLYLTLKPKLPEEGVSRGGALTQITIDKNTYKLAAIFGVTVALWIFSGPVSSRLGIEKEFDSIVAIMAIFMLVVSGTIKWKEIERFTDWGVLLLFGGGIVLSAVLSETGASKYLADLVRDRLSIHGAFPLTLGSVLFVILLSEFASNTATAAIMVPIFLVLGQETMQHSPEAIALSVGIAASCGFMLPVGTPPNALVYGTEKIRQSSMIKAGLYIDIACGIIITLVSYFFF; from the coding sequence ATGAATAAAAACCTGATAATCCTGACAAGCGGTATTGTATCGCTTGCCGTATATTTTTTCTTGCCCGTCGACAAGGGCATACTGAAGGGCCTTTCGATCCTGGTTTTCATAGCGGCGCTATGGTTCACAGAGGCCCTGCCGATAACGGTAACCGCCCTGCTCGTGCCTATTCTGGCCGTACTCACGGGCATATTCGACGTAAAGGAAGCGCTCAGCCATTTCGCAAACCCTGTCATATTTCTCTTTTTGGGAGGCTTTGCCCTGGCAGCCGCCCTCCATAAACACAGCCTCGACCGGCTCATCGCCGGATATATCATGAGGGCCGCGGGGGCGAATTCTCTACTCTCGGTGCTGGGACTATTCGCTTCCACCGCTCTCATAAGCATGTGGATAAGCAACACCGCTACGACAGCCATCATGCTTCCCGTAGCGCTCGGTCTCATAGCCAACCTGAAAGAGAGCACGGCATCGACCGAGGAATTCATACTTCTGGGAGTCGCGTACGCCGCGAGCATCGGGGGCATCGGGACGATAGTGGGAAGCCCGCCCAACGCGATCACGGCAGCCAACCTGGGGATGGATTTCAGGGACTGGCTCCAGGTGGGCGTACCATTCGTGGTTATCCTTCTGCCTGTAATGGTATTCGTCCTTTATCTCACGCTAAAGCCAAAGCTGCCTGAGGAAGGAGTTTCCCGGGGAGGGGCGCTCACTCAGATCACTATAGATAAAAACACGTACAAGCTCGCAGCAATTTTCGGCGTAACGGTCGCGCTCTGGATATTCAGCGGCCCTGTATCCTCACGGCTTGGAATTGAGAAGGAATTCGATTCCATCGTGGCCATAATGGCGATCTTCATGCTCGTAGTATCGGGCACTATAAAGTGGAAAGAGATAGAAAGGTTCACCGACTGGGGGGTGCTGCTTCTGTTCGGAGGGGGAATCGTGTTGAGCGCAGTGCTTTCAGAGACGGGTGCGAGCAAATACCTCGCCGATCTCGTGAGGGACCGCCTTTCGATACACGGCGCGTTCCCGCTAACACTCGGTTCGGTGCTGTTCGTTATCCTGCTCTCGGAGTTCGCGAGCAACACGGCGACCGCAGCCATAATGGTCCCCATATTCCTCGTTCTCGGACAGGAGACGATGCAGCATTCGCCCGAGGCGATCGCGCTCAGCGTGGGGATAGCCGCATCGTGCGGCTTCATGCTGCCGGTGGGCACGCCTCCTAACGCTCTCGTATACGGGACCGAGAAGATCCGCCAGAGTAGCATGATAAAAGCGGGACTCTATATCGACATAGCGTGCGGGATCATAATTACGCTCGTCAGTTACTTTTTCTTCTAG
- a CDS encoding DNA polymerase ligase N-terminal domain-containing protein: MKGMSRFVVFRHKSPNKHYDLILENKGEARHWIVPKKIPGKYREKRIVIEERGPAGFRQDAGNQHTAGDSWGSGPLEIWDEGVYETEAVNSIKLVIKASGERFKGRYLLLVPGWGRWTGKKLWVLEKIREV, translated from the coding sequence ATGAAAGGAATGTCTAGGTTCGTCGTCTTCAGGCACAAGAGCCCGAATAAACACTATGACCTCATCCTCGAAAATAAAGGTGAGGCAAGGCATTGGATCGTCCCTAAAAAAATCCCCGGCAAATACAGGGAAAAGAGGATCGTCATAGAAGAGAGGGGTCCTGCCGGTTTCCGGCAGGACGCGGGCAATCAACATACGGCCGGGGACAGCTGGGGCAGCGGACCGCTCGAGATATGGGACGAGGGTGTATACGAGACGGAAGCGGTTAACAGTATAAAACTCGTAATAAAAGCGTCGGGCGAGAGATTCAAAGGCAGGTATCTGCTCCTGGTCCCCGGCTGGGGGAGATGGACGGGGAAGAAACTCTGGGTGCTTGAGAAAATTAGGGAGGTATAG
- a CDS encoding type III pantothenate kinase has product MVLAVDIGNTNIVFGVFDGGRIMCHWRIGTDKSKTSDEYGILFRELMKIRDIDPDSIDGAVISCVVPTIQSTVSSAVKTYFDVNPVVVSPGVKTGMPILYHNPKEVGADRIVNGVAAYDKYRSAVIVVDFGTATTFDCVSDKGEYMGGVITPGLMISAEALYREASKLPRVEIAKPENIIGKTTVESIQSGLIHGYAGLVDGVVTKIKSEMKTEPRVIATGGVAGLIAPESRTIEEVDEFLTLRGLKLIHERNV; this is encoded by the coding sequence ATGGTCCTCGCGGTCGATATAGGGAATACGAATATTGTCTTCGGCGTCTTCGACGGCGGCAGGATAATGTGCCACTGGAGGATAGGCACCGACAAATCCAAGACATCGGACGAATACGGCATATTGTTCAGGGAGCTGATGAAGATAAGGGACATCGACCCGGATTCGATAGACGGGGCTGTAATCTCCTGCGTGGTGCCGACGATACAGTCGACGGTATCGAGCGCAGTCAAGACGTATTTCGACGTGAACCCCGTCGTCGTGAGCCCCGGCGTAAAGACGGGAATGCCCATACTCTATCATAACCCCAAGGAAGTAGGCGCAGACAGGATAGTGAACGGGGTGGCGGCTTACGATAAATACAGGAGCGCGGTGATAGTGGTCGACTTCGGAACGGCTACGACTTTCGACTGCGTGTCGGACAAGGGGGAATACATGGGGGGAGTCATCACGCCCGGGCTCATGATCTCGGCGGAGGCCCTTTACCGGGAAGCGTCCAAGCTGCCGAGGGTGGAGATCGCAAAGCCCGAGAACATAATCGGGAAGACAACAGTTGAGAGCATTCAGTCGGGGCTCATACACGGATACGCGGGACTCGTCGACGGAGTCGTTACGAAGATAAAATCGGAAATGAAAACAGAGCCCCGCGTCATAGCGACCGGAGGAGTGGCCGGCCTGATAGCGCCAGAAAGCAGGACTATAGAGGAGGTAGACGAATTCCTCACTCTCCGCGGGCTGAAACTTATCCATGAAAGGAATGTCTAG
- a CDS encoding glutamine amidotransferase yields the protein MDSAVSKFALLNPPGLAEIALILILFTIVVYGSLRSSRHLKSSKRRIVLASLHAIAFITVIFILTNPALKEESYKEEKKTLAVVVDGSWSMNLAGGHDGGSRIESVRGFFGNNADFFTRLGQNFLLDYYTFDETLKPSSQESILKQKPTGKHTNLGKLLDELAEKQSRGELDEALIISDGGGSRQSPDAAFDEALGKADFRINTAGALTEDATDDIWIDKISSNEVSFLRYPYSISAAVKSGGPAGMRIPVSLYEGDKLVSIKEVYIDPNTKQGEAEFEINPITLGRKIYTVSIPVLTDELVPENNRKSFYTDVIINKIRVLHVAGSPSWDVRFLRKALKRNPNIDLVSFFILRDPSDLVFATENELSLIPFPVNEIFGNELPTFDVVIFQNFNFQPYGIFGFHLRSIRDYVMNDGGAFLMIGGNKSFDSGNYGRTPISEILPVELGYMARTLTDTISGEVFRPKLTSAGKNHPIMRIVPDREANEKLWNAMPELEGFNMVEGMSPDAVPLLVSPEGEPILAVANVGTGKAATFLSDSSWRWNFVYGSEGDVSPLYEKFWNRLFLWFVNDPELKDIRVETDKAVYSPGENAEVGIWDLSGDGSGEGRVKTRLTLPDGTSAEIEPERDSRQRLAAKIMLTEPGIYGIAASPDDGADFSDSQTSEASFIVEPPGDELRGVTTNLKLLKSIAGATGGKYITTRDDPEGLDIENSRKKTITGYKTVLLWDNPLFFMLIMGLLFSEWSLRRKWGLK from the coding sequence ATGGATTCAGCGGTAAGCAAATTCGCTCTACTCAACCCGCCGGGGCTTGCGGAAATCGCCCTGATACTGATTTTATTCACGATAGTGGTCTATGGCTCGCTCAGGAGCTCGAGGCATCTGAAGAGCTCGAAAAGAAGGATCGTCCTGGCCTCGCTCCACGCGATTGCTTTCATTACCGTTATATTCATACTGACGAACCCGGCTCTCAAGGAAGAGAGCTACAAGGAAGAAAAGAAGACCCTCGCTGTGGTCGTGGACGGGTCCTGGAGCATGAACCTTGCGGGCGGGCACGACGGCGGGAGCAGAATCGAATCGGTGAGGGGATTTTTCGGCAATAACGCCGATTTCTTTACACGGCTCGGGCAGAATTTTTTGCTCGATTACTACACCTTCGACGAGACCCTGAAGCCTTCCTCGCAGGAATCCATACTGAAGCAGAAACCCACGGGCAAGCACACGAACCTGGGCAAGCTCCTCGACGAGCTCGCCGAAAAGCAGAGTCGCGGAGAGCTCGACGAAGCGCTCATCATATCGGACGGCGGGGGGAGCCGGCAGTCCCCGGATGCCGCCTTCGATGAAGCACTCGGAAAAGCGGATTTCAGGATCAACACGGCCGGCGCCCTCACCGAAGACGCGACCGACGACATCTGGATAGACAAGATCAGTTCGAACGAAGTCTCGTTCCTGAGATACCCCTATTCGATAAGCGCCGCAGTGAAGTCGGGCGGGCCCGCCGGGATGAGAATCCCCGTGTCGCTTTACGAAGGAGACAAGCTCGTCTCCATTAAAGAGGTCTACATCGATCCCAACACGAAGCAAGGCGAAGCCGAGTTCGAAATCAATCCCATAACGCTCGGGAGAAAGATATATACCGTATCCATACCTGTCTTGACAGACGAGCTCGTGCCCGAGAACAACCGGAAGTCCTTCTACACCGACGTAATAATAAACAAGATACGGGTCCTCCACGTAGCGGGCAGCCCTTCATGGGACGTGAGGTTCCTGAGGAAGGCGCTCAAGAGGAACCCGAACATAGACCTCGTTTCGTTTTTCATTTTGCGCGACCCTTCGGACCTCGTTTTCGCGACTGAGAACGAGCTCAGCCTCATTCCTTTCCCCGTGAACGAGATATTCGGAAACGAGCTCCCGACATTCGACGTAGTGATATTTCAGAACTTCAACTTCCAGCCTTACGGAATCTTCGGTTTCCACCTGAGGAGCATCAGGGACTACGTGATGAACGACGGCGGGGCGTTCCTGATGATAGGCGGCAACAAGAGCTTCGACAGCGGCAATTACGGAAGGACGCCCATCTCGGAAATACTGCCCGTTGAGCTCGGTTACATGGCGCGCACGCTTACCGACACGATCAGCGGCGAGGTGTTCCGGCCCAAGCTGACTTCCGCGGGTAAGAACCACCCGATAATGAGGATAGTGCCCGACAGGGAGGCGAACGAGAAGCTGTGGAACGCCATGCCCGAGCTCGAAGGCTTCAACATGGTCGAGGGAATGAGCCCCGACGCAGTCCCGCTCCTGGTCTCGCCGGAAGGGGAGCCGATACTCGCCGTAGCCAATGTCGGGACAGGCAAGGCCGCCACTTTCCTATCCGACTCGTCCTGGAGATGGAATTTCGTTTACGGAAGCGAGGGGGACGTTTCGCCTCTCTATGAAAAATTCTGGAACAGGCTCTTCCTCTGGTTCGTCAACGACCCGGAATTGAAGGACATAAGGGTCGAGACGGACAAAGCCGTATACAGCCCGGGAGAAAATGCCGAAGTCGGCATATGGGACCTGAGCGGGGACGGATCCGGGGAAGGGCGCGTAAAGACCCGGCTGACCCTGCCCGACGGAACCTCAGCCGAGATCGAGCCCGAAAGGGACTCGCGGCAGAGGCTCGCGGCAAAAATCATGCTTACCGAACCTGGCATATACGGTATCGCCGCCAGTCCCGATGACGGCGCTGATTTTTCCGACTCGCAGACCTCGGAAGCGTCTTTTATAGTAGAGCCGCCCGGGGACGAATTAAGGGGAGTAACCACAAACCTGAAGCTCCTTAAATCCATAGCCGGGGCGACCGGCGGAAAGTATATAACGACCCGCGACGACCCGGAGGGACTCGACATCGAAAACTCCCGCAAGAAAACGATAACCGGATATAAAACCGTCCTCCTCTGGGACAACCCTTTATTCTTTATGCTGATAATGGGGTTATTATTCTCCGAGTGGTCGCTCAGGAGAAAGTGGGGTCTAAAGTAG
- a CDS encoding aminopeptidase — protein sequence MDKLKSAAMIAVRDCMAVKRGENVLIITDEPLRKIGYALWEAAKSLGAEAVITEIIPRKSNGEEPPGPVGEFMKLFDAVLIPTEKSLSHTESRRSASKAGARIATLPGITEDSMVRTLNADYGLIAERSNKLADIISSGSNVRITTEKGTDINLVVEGREGHADTGLNHNPGDFSNLPAGEAYVAPLEGRSSGVVVFDGSMAGVGKLVGEVIRVKVEDGFATEITGGRGAEKLLSIMTPFGKPAFNLAELGIGTHDMALITGSVLEDEKAIGTIHIAFGDNKSMGGTVRVASHLDGVVMKPTVAVDGELIMKEGKLLVF from the coding sequence ATGGATAAACTCAAGAGCGCGGCGATGATCGCGGTGAGAGACTGTATGGCGGTAAAGCGCGGCGAGAACGTGCTCATCATCACGGACGAGCCGTTAAGAAAAATCGGGTACGCGCTCTGGGAGGCGGCGAAGAGCCTGGGGGCGGAGGCGGTCATCACGGAGATAATACCCAGGAAGTCGAACGGGGAAGAGCCGCCCGGGCCGGTGGGTGAATTTATGAAGCTCTTTGACGCGGTGCTCATACCAACAGAGAAATCTCTCAGTCACACGGAATCGAGGAGGAGCGCCAGCAAGGCAGGGGCGAGGATAGCGACGCTCCCGGGGATAACGGAAGACTCGATGGTGAGGACGTTGAACGCCGACTACGGGCTCATCGCGGAGAGGAGTAACAAGCTCGCCGATATAATAAGCAGCGGCTCAAACGTGAGGATCACGACCGAGAAAGGCACAGACATAAATCTCGTCGTCGAAGGGAGGGAGGGGCACGCGGATACGGGGCTCAACCACAATCCGGGGGACTTCAGCAACCTCCCCGCGGGGGAGGCTTACGTAGCGCCCCTCGAAGGGAGGTCGAGCGGGGTAGTCGTATTCGACGGCTCTATGGCAGGGGTAGGCAAGCTCGTCGGCGAGGTGATAAGGGTGAAGGTGGAGGACGGGTTCGCGACAGAGATCACGGGCGGGCGCGGGGCGGAGAAGCTGCTTTCTATCATGACCCCGTTCGGCAAGCCCGCGTTCAACCTTGCCGAACTCGGCATAGGGACGCACGACATGGCGCTCATCACGGGGAGTGTGCTCGAGGACGAAAAGGCCATAGGAACTATACACATCGCATTCGGAGACAACAAGAGCATGGGCGGCACGGTGAGGGTGGCGAGCCACCTCGACGGTGTAGTCATGAAGCCCACGGTCGCGGTCGACGGCGAGCTCATAATGAAGGAGGGGAAGCTCCTTGTATTCTAG